Proteins from one Eriocheir sinensis breed Jianghai 21 chromosome 27, ASM2467909v1, whole genome shotgun sequence genomic window:
- the LOC127004015 gene encoding titin-like isoform X39, giving the protein MNLFVVETILILLGLGPFVDSTGGVAGLPGLPEDNPRCVALVEAAKAEYRKLYAAGLKDSPNLMDLILTNLGIAFNDTLKTIERKVFNNTDETGHETGKKTVVEKTTETDIAPNGTVSKTSETTVDIDEYGKQSGEKSVTERETVIGQTSDNETIAQTVDVEKVMDEAGNEIKEEVVIKKELIVQPPTNTTDANLIVPKVGADDKGKNKTELKLGASEKSDGLEKVERSEEIKEILPGNITNEVLVKEKKEQLSPQESTKVTSVERKNVTKKDDGLEKVERSEEIKEILPGNITNEVLVKEKEEQLSPQESTKVTSVERKNVTEKDDGLQTVERSEEIKEILPGNITNEVLVKEKEEQLSPQESTIVTSVERKNVTEKDDGKDVEKETVIQKEVEKNVCDSDIKEVRNEKHLNETIEDLKHQVDDVKNKIKEEKAKAEETNATRSLSVVKEPSAAPIIQEGEVVEKTVPAVTPAKVAEKIPPTVTEGKVLVVTKEKAVEQAAPPVTEMIVSVPKEQEEVPVVAEEKVIEKIIPSVTEGKVPAVPQQEVVEKVAPSPTEEKVPVVTQERVIEQAVPQERVIEKAAPSPTEEKVPVVTQERVIEQAVPQERAIEQAVPQERATEQAVPQERAIEQAAPTATEEIVTVSKEKEEVPVVTEEKVPVVTNQTVVEKISPTVTEGNVPVVTKEKVVEQAAPSVTEEIVSVSKEHEVPVVAEEKKVIEKIHPAMTEGKVLAVPQQEVVEKVAPSPTEEKVHVVTQERAIEQNAPQERVIEQAVPQERATEQAAPSPTEEKVPVVTQERAIEQNAPQERVIEQAAPQERVIEKVAPQERVIEQAVPQERATEQAAPSPTEEKVPVVTQERAIEQNAPQERVIEQAAPLERVIEQAVPQERATEQAAPTATEEIVTVSKEKEEIPVVTEEKVPVVTNQTVVEKITPSITEEKVVTQRKVVEKAAPSVKESVVSIPKREEGVVERIAPVVKEAITTE; this is encoded by the exons ATGAACCTTTTCGTAGTTGAGACGATCCTCATCTTGTTGGGCTTGGGGCCCTTCGTGGACAGTACCGGCGGGGTAGCGGGGCTCCCGGGGCTCCCGGAGGACAACCCGCGATGTGTCGCCCTGGTGGAGGCCGCTAAGGCCGAATACCGAAAATTGTACGCGGCGGGACTGAAAGACTCTCCCAATTTGATGGATCTGATACTGACAAATTTGGGGATTGCTTTTAACGACACCTTGAAGACCATAGAAAGGAAAGTCTTCAATAATACCGATGAAACAGGGCATGAAACCGGAAAAAAGACAGTCGTTGAGAAGACGACAGAGACTGACATAGCACCCAACGGAACTGTATCAAAGACTTCCGAAACCACGGTCGATATAGATGAGTACGGTAAACAAAGTGGTGAGAAATCTGTGACAGAAAGAGAAACCGTGATAGGACAGACTTCAGACAATGAGACCATAGCACAAACGGTGGACGTTGAAAAGGTAATGGACGAAGCGggtaatgaaataaaggaggaagttgtTATTAAGAAGGAATTAATAGTACAACCTCCTACCAATACGACTGATGCAAATCTTATCGTTCCAAAAGTAGGGGCGGACgacaaaggtaaaaacaaaacagaattaaAACTTGGTGCCTCAGAAAAGAGCGATGGACTTGAGAAAGTAGAACGatcagaggaaataaaggagattctgcccggcaatataacgaatgaagtgttagttaaagagaagaaagaacagctttctccacaggaaagcaccaaggtgacatctgtggaaaggaagaatgttacAAAGAAGGATGATGGACTTGAGAAAGTAGAACGatcagaggaaataaaggagattctgcccggcaatataacgaatgaagtgttagttaaagagaaagaagaacagctttctccacaggaaagcaccaaggtgacatctgtggaaaggaagaatgttacagagaaggatgatggacttcagaCAGTAGAACGatcagaggaaataaaggagattctgcccggcaatataacgaatgaagtgttagttaaagagaaagaagaacaactttctccacaggaaagcactattgtgacatctgtggaaaggaagaatgttacagagaaagatgatggaaaagatgtcgagaaagaaactgtaattcaaaaagaagtcgaaaagaatgtgtgtgatagcgacatcaaagaggttcgtaacgaaaaacatcttaatgaaacaattgaagacttgaaacaccaagttgatgacgtgaaaaacaagattaaggaagaaaaagcaaaggctgAAGAAACAAATGCTACGCGTAGCCTAAGCGTCGTAAAAGAACCAAGTGCTGCCCCTATCATTCAAGAAGGTGAAGTCGTTGAAAAGACAGTCCCTGCTGTGACACCGGCGAAGGTTGCTGAAAAGATTCCCCCCACGGTGACGGAAGGAAAAGTTCTCGTTGTGACAAAAGAGAAGGCtgttgagcaggctgcccctCCGGTAACAGAGATGATCGTAAGTGTCCCTAAGGAGcaagaagaagtccctgttgtggCAGAagagaaggttattgaaaagattattccctcggtgacagaaggaaaGGTCCCGGcagtccctcaacaggaggttgttgaaaaa gTTGCCCCATcgccgacagaagaaaaagttcctgttgtgacacaagaaagggttattgaacaggctgtcccacaagaaagggttattgaaaag gctgccccatcgccgacagaagaaaaagttcctgttgtgacacaagaaagggttattgaacaggctgtcccacaagaaagggctattgaacaggctgtcccacaagaaagggctactgAACAG gctgtcccacaagaaagggctattgaacaggctgcccctacggcgacagaagagattgtcactgtttctaaagagaaagaagaagtccctgttgtaacagaggaaaaggttcccgttgtgacaaatcagacaGTTGTTGAAAAGATTTCCCCCACGGTGACGGAAGGAAACGTCCCAGTTGTGACAAAAgagaaggttgttgagcaggctgccccttcggtgacaGAGGAGATTGTAAGTGTCTCTAAGGAGCATGAAGTCCCTGTTGtggcagaagagaagaaggttattgaaaagattcaCCCTGCGatgacggaaggaaaagtcctggcagtccctcaacaggaggttgttgaaaaagttgccccatcgccgacagaagaaaaagttcatgttgtgacacaagaaagggctattgagcagaatgccccacaagaaagggttattgaacag gctgtcccacaagaaagggctactgAACAGGCTGCGCCATcgccgacagaagaaaaagttcctgttgtgacacaagaaagggctattgagcagaatgccccacaagaaagggttattgaacag gctgctccacaagaaagggttattgaaaaggttgccccacaagaaagggttattgaacaggctgtcccacaagaaagggctactgaacaggctgccccatcgccgacagaagaaaaagttcctgttgtgacacaagaaagggctattgagcagaatgccccacaagaaagggttattgaacaggctgccccactagaaagggttattgaacaggctgtcccacaagaaagggctactgaacaggctgcccctacggcgacagaagagattgtcactgtttctaaagagaaagaagaaatccctgttgtaacagaggaaaaggttcccgttgtgacaaatcagacaGTTGTTGAAAAAATTACTCCTTCcataacagaagaaaaagttgtcaCTCAACGGAAGGTTGTTGAGAAGGCTGCCCCCTCTGTCAAGGAAAGCGTAGTTTCCATtccaaagagggaggaaggagtagttGAAAGAATTGCTCCTGTTGTAAAGGAAGCAATTACAACAGAGTAG
- the LOC127004015 gene encoding titin-like isoform X47, with the protein MNLFVVETILILLGLGPFVDSTGGVAGLPGLPEDNPRCVALVEAAKAEYRKLYAAGLKDSPNLMDLILTNLGIAFNDTLKTIERKVFNNTDETGHETGKKTVVEKTTETDIAPNGTVSKTSETTVDIDEYGKQSGEKSVTERETVIGQTSDNETIAQTVDVEKVMDEAGNEIKEEVVIKKELIVQPPTNTTDANLIVPKVGADDKGKNKTELKLGASEKSDGLEKVERSEEIKEILPGNITNEVLVKEKKEQLSPQESTKVTSVERKNVTKKDDGLEKVERSEEIKEILPGNITNEVLVKEKEEQLSPQESTKVTSVERKNVTEKDDGLQTVERSEEIKEILPGNITNEVLVKEKEEQLSPQESTIVTSVERKNVTEKDDGKDVEKETVIQKEVEKNVCDSDIKEVRNEKHLNETIEDLKHQVDDVKNKIKEEKAKAEETNATRSLSVVKEPSAAPIIQEGEVVEKTVPAVTPAKVAEKIPPTVTEGKVLVVTKEKAVEQAAPPVTEMIVSVPKEQEEVPVVAEEKVIEKIIPSVTEGKVPAVPQQEVVEKVAPSPTEEKVPVVTQERIIEQNAPQERVIEKAAPTATEEIVTVSKEKEEVPVVTEEKVPVVTNQTVVEKISPTVTEGNVPVVTKEKVVEQAAPSVTEEIVSVSKEHEVPVVAEEKKVIEKIHPAMTEGKVLAVPQQEVVEKVAPSPTEEKVHVVTQERAIEQNAPQERVIEQAVPQERATEQAAPSPTEEKVPVVTQERAIEQNAPQERVIEQAAPQERVIEKVAPQERVIEQAVPQERATEQAAPSPTEEKVPVVTQERAIEQNAPQERVIEQAAPLERVIEQAVPQERATEQAAPTATEEIVTVSKEKEEIPVVTEEKVPVVTNQTVVEKITPSITEEKVVTQRKVVEKAAPSVKESVVSIPKREEGVVERIAPVVKEAITTE; encoded by the exons ATGAACCTTTTCGTAGTTGAGACGATCCTCATCTTGTTGGGCTTGGGGCCCTTCGTGGACAGTACCGGCGGGGTAGCGGGGCTCCCGGGGCTCCCGGAGGACAACCCGCGATGTGTCGCCCTGGTGGAGGCCGCTAAGGCCGAATACCGAAAATTGTACGCGGCGGGACTGAAAGACTCTCCCAATTTGATGGATCTGATACTGACAAATTTGGGGATTGCTTTTAACGACACCTTGAAGACCATAGAAAGGAAAGTCTTCAATAATACCGATGAAACAGGGCATGAAACCGGAAAAAAGACAGTCGTTGAGAAGACGACAGAGACTGACATAGCACCCAACGGAACTGTATCAAAGACTTCCGAAACCACGGTCGATATAGATGAGTACGGTAAACAAAGTGGTGAGAAATCTGTGACAGAAAGAGAAACCGTGATAGGACAGACTTCAGACAATGAGACCATAGCACAAACGGTGGACGTTGAAAAGGTAATGGACGAAGCGggtaatgaaataaaggaggaagttgtTATTAAGAAGGAATTAATAGTACAACCTCCTACCAATACGACTGATGCAAATCTTATCGTTCCAAAAGTAGGGGCGGACgacaaaggtaaaaacaaaacagaattaaAACTTGGTGCCTCAGAAAAGAGCGATGGACTTGAGAAAGTAGAACGatcagaggaaataaaggagattctgcccggcaatataacgaatgaagtgttagttaaagagaagaaagaacagctttctccacaggaaagcaccaaggtgacatctgtggaaaggaagaatgttacAAAGAAGGATGATGGACTTGAGAAAGTAGAACGatcagaggaaataaaggagattctgcccggcaatataacgaatgaagtgttagttaaagagaaagaagaacagctttctccacaggaaagcaccaaggtgacatctgtggaaaggaagaatgttacagagaaggatgatggacttcagaCAGTAGAACGatcagaggaaataaaggagattctgcccggcaatataacgaatgaagtgttagttaaagagaaagaagaacaactttctccacaggaaagcactattgtgacatctgtggaaaggaagaatgttacagagaaagatgatggaaaagatgtcgagaaagaaactgtaattcaaaaagaagtcgaaaagaatgtgtgtgatagcgacatcaaagaggttcgtaacgaaaaacatcttaatgaaacaattgaagacttgaaacaccaagttgatgacgtgaaaaacaagattaaggaagaaaaagcaaaggctgAAGAAACAAATGCTACGCGTAGCCTAAGCGTCGTAAAAGAACCAAGTGCTGCCCCTATCATTCAAGAAGGTGAAGTCGTTGAAAAGACAGTCCCTGCTGTGACACCGGCGAAGGTTGCTGAAAAGATTCCCCCCACGGTGACGGAAGGAAAAGTTCTCGTTGTGACAAAAGAGAAGGCtgttgagcaggctgcccctCCGGTAACAGAGATGATCGTAAGTGTCCCTAAGGAGcaagaagaagtccctgttgtggCAGAagagaaggttattgaaaagattattccctcggtgacagaaggaaaGGTCCCGGcagtccctcaacaggaggttgttgaaaaagttgccccatcgccgacagaagaaaaagttcctgttgtgacacaagaaaggattattgagcagaatgccccacaagaaagggttattgaaaag gctgcccctacggcgacagaagagattgtcactgtttctaaagagaaagaagaagtccctgttgtaacagaggaaaaggttcccgttgtgacaaatcagacaGTTGTTGAAAAGATTTCCCCCACGGTGACGGAAGGAAACGTCCCAGTTGTGACAAAAgagaaggttgttgagcaggctgccccttcggtgacaGAGGAGATTGTAAGTGTCTCTAAGGAGCATGAAGTCCCTGTTGtggcagaagagaagaaggttattgaaaagattcaCCCTGCGatgacggaaggaaaagtcctggcagtccctcaacaggaggttgttgaaaaagttgccccatcgccgacagaagaaaaagttcatgttgtgacacaagaaagggctattgagcagaatgccccacaagaaagggttattgaacag gctgtcccacaagaaagggctactgAACAGGCTGCGCCATcgccgacagaagaaaaagttcctgttgtgacacaagaaagggctattgagcagaatgccccacaagaaagggttattgaacag gctgctccacaagaaagggttattgaaaaggttgccccacaagaaagggttattgaacaggctgtcccacaagaaagggctactgaacaggctgccccatcgccgacagaagaaaaagttcctgttgtgacacaagaaagggctattgagcagaatgccccacaagaaagggttattgaacaggctgccccactagaaagggttattgaacaggctgtcccacaagaaagggctactgaacaggctgcccctacggcgacagaagagattgtcactgtttctaaagagaaagaagaaatccctgttgtaacagaggaaaaggttcccgttgtgacaaatcagacaGTTGTTGAAAAAATTACTCCTTCcataacagaagaaaaagttgtcaCTCAACGGAAGGTTGTTGAGAAGGCTGCCCCCTCTGTCAAGGAAAGCGTAGTTTCCATtccaaagagggaggaaggagtagttGAAAGAATTGCTCCTGTTGTAAAGGAAGCAATTACAACAGAGTAG
- the LOC127004015 gene encoding titin-like isoform X11, with translation MNLFVVETILILLGLGPFVDSTGGVAGLPGLPEDNPRCVALVEAAKAEYRKLYAAGLKDSPNLMDLILTNLGIAFNDTLKTIERKVFNNTDETGHETGKKTVVEKTTETDIAPNGTVSKTSETTVDIDEYGKQSGEKSVTERETVIGQTSDNETIAQTVDVEKVMDEAGNEIKEEVVIKKELIVQPPTNTTDANLIVPKVGADDKGKNKTELKLGASEKSDGLEKVERSEEIKEILPGNITNEVLVKEKKEQLSPQESTKVTSVERKNVTKKDDGLEKVERSEEIKEILPGNITNEVLVKEKEEQLSPQESTKVTSVERKNVTEKDDGLQTVERSEEIKEILPGNITNEVLVKEKEEQLSPQESTIVTSVERKNVTEKDDGKDVEKETVIQKEVEKNVCDSDIKEVRNEKHLNETIEDLKHQVDDVKNKIKEEKAKAEETNATRSLSVVKEPSAAPIIQEGEVVEKTVPAVTPAKVAEKIPPTVTEGKVLVVTKEKAVEQAAPPVTEMIVSVPKEQEEVPVVAEEKVIEKIIPSVTEGKVPAVPQQEVVEKVAPSPTEEKVPVVTQERIIEQNAPQERVIEKVAPSPTEEKVPVVTQERVIEQAVPQERVIEKAVPQERVIEQAVPQERVIEQAVPQERVTEQAVPQERAIEQAVPQERATEQAAPSPTEEKVPVVTQERVIEQAVPQERAIEQAVPQERATEQAVPQERAIEQAAPTATEEIVTVSKEKEEVPVVTEEKVPVVTNQTVVEKISPTVTEGNVPVVTKEKVVEQAAPSVTEEIVSVSKEHEVPVVAEEKKVIEKIHPAMTEGKVLAVPQQEVVEKVAPSPTEEKVHVVTQERAIEQNAPQERVIEQAVPQERATEQAAPSPTEEKVPVVTQERAIEQNAPQERVIEQAAPQERVIEKVAPQERVIEQAVPQERATEQAAPSPTEEKVPVVTQERAIEQNAPQERVIEQAAPLERVIEQAVPQERATEQAAPTATEEIVTVSKEKEEIPVVTEEKVPVVTNQTVVEKITPSITEEKVVTQRKVVEKAAPSVKESVVSIPKREEGVVERIAPVVKEAITTE, from the exons ATGAACCTTTTCGTAGTTGAGACGATCCTCATCTTGTTGGGCTTGGGGCCCTTCGTGGACAGTACCGGCGGGGTAGCGGGGCTCCCGGGGCTCCCGGAGGACAACCCGCGATGTGTCGCCCTGGTGGAGGCCGCTAAGGCCGAATACCGAAAATTGTACGCGGCGGGACTGAAAGACTCTCCCAATTTGATGGATCTGATACTGACAAATTTGGGGATTGCTTTTAACGACACCTTGAAGACCATAGAAAGGAAAGTCTTCAATAATACCGATGAAACAGGGCATGAAACCGGAAAAAAGACAGTCGTTGAGAAGACGACAGAGACTGACATAGCACCCAACGGAACTGTATCAAAGACTTCCGAAACCACGGTCGATATAGATGAGTACGGTAAACAAAGTGGTGAGAAATCTGTGACAGAAAGAGAAACCGTGATAGGACAGACTTCAGACAATGAGACCATAGCACAAACGGTGGACGTTGAAAAGGTAATGGACGAAGCGggtaatgaaataaaggaggaagttgtTATTAAGAAGGAATTAATAGTACAACCTCCTACCAATACGACTGATGCAAATCTTATCGTTCCAAAAGTAGGGGCGGACgacaaaggtaaaaacaaaacagaattaaAACTTGGTGCCTCAGAAAAGAGCGATGGACTTGAGAAAGTAGAACGatcagaggaaataaaggagattctgcccggcaatataacgaatgaagtgttagttaaagagaagaaagaacagctttctccacaggaaagcaccaaggtgacatctgtggaaaggaagaatgttacAAAGAAGGATGATGGACTTGAGAAAGTAGAACGatcagaggaaataaaggagattctgcccggcaatataacgaatgaagtgttagttaaagagaaagaagaacagctttctccacaggaaagcaccaaggtgacatctgtggaaaggaagaatgttacagagaaggatgatggacttcagaCAGTAGAACGatcagaggaaataaaggagattctgcccggcaatataacgaatgaagtgttagttaaagagaaagaagaacaactttctccacaggaaagcactattgtgacatctgtggaaaggaagaatgttacagagaaagatgatggaaaagatgtcgagaaagaaactgtaattcaaaaagaagtcgaaaagaatgtgtgtgatagcgacatcaaagaggttcgtaacgaaaaacatcttaatgaaacaattgaagacttgaaacaccaagttgatgacgtgaaaaacaagattaaggaagaaaaagcaaaggctgAAGAAACAAATGCTACGCGTAGCCTAAGCGTCGTAAAAGAACCAAGTGCTGCCCCTATCATTCAAGAAGGTGAAGTCGTTGAAAAGACAGTCCCTGCTGTGACACCGGCGAAGGTTGCTGAAAAGATTCCCCCCACGGTGACGGAAGGAAAAGTTCTCGTTGTGACAAAAGAGAAGGCtgttgagcaggctgcccctCCGGTAACAGAGATGATCGTAAGTGTCCCTAAGGAGcaagaagaagtccctgttgtggCAGAagagaaggttattgaaaagattattccctcggtgacagaaggaaaGGTCCCGGcagtccctcaacaggaggttgttgaaaaagttgccccatcgccgacagaagaaaaagttcctgttgtgacacaagaaaggattattgagcagaatgccccacaagaaagggttattgaaaaggTTGCCCCATcgccgacagaagaaaaagttcctgttgtgacacaagaaagggttattgaacaggctgtcccacaagaaagggttattgaaaag gctgtcccacaagaaagggttattgaacaggctgtcccacaagaaagggttattgaacaggctgtcccacaagaaagggttactgaacaG gctgtcccacaagaaagggctattgaacaggctgtcccacaagaaagggctactgaacaggctgccccatcgccgacagaagaaaaagttcctgttgtgacacaagaaagggttattgaacaggctgtcccacaagaaagggctattgaacaggctgtcccacaagaaagggctactgAACAG gctgtcccacaagaaagggctattgaacaggctgcccctacggcgacagaagagattgtcactgtttctaaagagaaagaagaagtccctgttgtaacagaggaaaaggttcccgttgtgacaaatcagacaGTTGTTGAAAAGATTTCCCCCACGGTGACGGAAGGAAACGTCCCAGTTGTGACAAAAgagaaggttgttgagcaggctgccccttcggtgacaGAGGAGATTGTAAGTGTCTCTAAGGAGCATGAAGTCCCTGTTGtggcagaagagaagaaggttattgaaaagattcaCCCTGCGatgacggaaggaaaagtcctggcagtccctcaacaggaggttgttgaaaaagttgccccatcgccgacagaagaaaaagttcatgttgtgacacaagaaagggctattgagcagaatgccccacaagaaagggttattgaacag gctgtcccacaagaaagggctactgAACAGGCTGCGCCATcgccgacagaagaaaaagttcctgttgtgacacaagaaagggctattgagcagaatgccccacaagaaagggttattgaacag gctgctccacaagaaagggttattgaaaaggttgccccacaagaaagggttattgaacaggctgtcccacaagaaagggctactgaacaggctgccccatcgccgacagaagaaaaagttcctgttgtgacacaagaaagggctattgagcagaatgccccacaagaaagggttattgaacaggctgccccactagaaagggttattgaacaggctgtcccacaagaaagggctactgaacaggctgcccctacggcgacagaagagattgtcactgtttctaaagagaaagaagaaatccctgttgtaacagaggaaaaggttcccgttgtgacaaatcagacaGTTGTTGAAAAAATTACTCCTTCcataacagaagaaaaagttgtcaCTCAACGGAAGGTTGTTGAGAAGGCTGCCCCCTCTGTCAAGGAAAGCGTAGTTTCCATtccaaagagggaggaaggagtagttGAAAGAATTGCTCCTGTTGTAAAGGAAGCAATTACAACAGAGTAG